Proteins from one Pseudomonas bijieensis genomic window:
- the cobM gene encoding precorrin-4 C(11)-methyltransferase: MTVYFIGAGPGDPDLITVKGQRLIRNCAVIIYAGSLVPTAVLEGHCAEQVINSAELHLEQIIELIKSAHLKGQDVARVHSGDPSLYGAIGEQIRCLRELDIPFEIIPGVTATSACAALLGAELTLPDISQSLILTRYADKSPMPAGEELSSLAQHGATMAIHLGVNHLEKIVSELLPHYGADCPIAVIHRATWPDQDWVLGTLADIAEKVQAKGFRRTALILVGRVLGNEVFSESSLYRAGHAHLYRP; the protein is encoded by the coding sequence ATGACCGTTTACTTCATCGGCGCCGGCCCCGGCGACCCGGACCTCATCACAGTCAAAGGCCAACGACTGATCCGCAACTGCGCGGTGATCATCTACGCCGGCTCCCTGGTGCCGACGGCCGTGCTCGAAGGTCATTGTGCAGAACAGGTGATCAACAGCGCCGAGCTGCACCTGGAACAGATCATCGAATTGATCAAGAGCGCCCATCTCAAGGGCCAGGACGTGGCCCGGGTGCATTCCGGCGATCCGAGCCTGTACGGCGCCATCGGTGAGCAGATTCGTTGCCTGCGGGAACTGGACATCCCTTTCGAGATCATCCCTGGCGTCACCGCGACCTCAGCCTGCGCCGCCCTGCTGGGCGCCGAACTGACCTTGCCGGACATCTCCCAAAGCCTGATCCTCACCCGCTACGCAGACAAAAGCCCGATGCCTGCTGGGGAAGAACTCAGCAGCCTGGCGCAGCACGGGGCGACCATGGCGATTCACCTGGGGGTCAATCATCTGGAAAAGATCGTCAGTGAACTGCTGCCCCACTACGGCGCCGATTGTCCAATCGCGGTGATTCACCGGGCCACTTGGCCGGATCAGGATTGGGTGCTGGGGACGCTGGCCGATATCGCCGAGAAGGTTCAGGCCAAGGGTTTTCGCCGTACGGCGCTGATTCTGGTGGGGCGCGTGCTGGGTAATGAGGTGTTCAGCGAATCGTCGCTGTACCGCGCCGGACATGCGCATCTCTACAGGCCCTGA
- the metH gene encoding methionine synthase, giving the protein MSDRSARLYLLQQALKERILILDGGMGTMIQSYKLEEQDYRGKRFADWPSDVKGNNDLLVLSRPDVIGAIEKAYLDAGADILETNTFNATQVSQADYGMQGLAYELNLEGARLARKVADAKTLETPDKPRFVAGVLGPTSRTCSLSPDVNNPGYRNVTFDELVENYTEATKGLIEGGADLILIETIFDTLNAKAAIFAVQGVYEELGVELPIMISGTITDASGRTLSGQTTEAFWNSVAHAKPISVGLNCALGASELRPYLEELSNKASTHVSAHPNAGLPNEFGEYDELPAQTAKVIEEFAQSGFLNIVGGCCGTTPAHIEAIAKAVAGYAPRQIPEIPRACRLSGLEPFTIDRSSLFVNVGERTNITGSAKFARLIREDNYTEALEVALQQVEAGAQVIDINMDEGMLDSKKAMVTFLNLIAGEPDISRVPIMIDSSKWEVIEAGLKCIQGKGIVNSISMKEGVEQFIHHAKLCKRYGAAVVVMAFDEAGQADTEARKKEICKRSYDILVNEVGFPPEDIIFDPNIFAVATGIEEHNNYAVDFINACAYIRDELPYALTSGGVSNVSFSFRGNNPVREAIHSVFLLYAIRAGLTMGIVNAGQLEIYDQIPVELRDAVEDVILNRTPEGTDALLAIADKYKGDGSVKEAETEEWRGWEVNKRLEHALVKGITTHIVEDTEESRLSFARPIEVIEGPLMAGMNIVGDLFGAGKMFLPQVVKSARVMKQAVAHLIPFIEAEKGDKPEAKGKILMATVKGDVHDIGKNIVGVVLGCNGYDIVDLGVMVPAEKILQVAKEQKCDIIGLSGLITPSLDEMVHVAREMQRQDFHLPLMIGGATTSKAHTAVKIEPKYSNDAVIYVTDASRAVGVATQLLSKELKPAFVEKTRLDYMDVRERTANRSARTERLSYPAAVAKKPQFDWSSYQPVKPTFTGAKMLDNIDLNVLAEYIDWTPFFISWDLAGKYPRILTDEVVGEAATALYADARAMLRKLIDEKLISARAVFGFWPANQVHDDDLEVYGDDGKPLARLHHLRQQIIKTDGKPNFSLADFVAPKDSGVTDYVGGFITTAGIGAEEVAKAYQEAGDDYNSIMVKALADRLAEACAEWLHQQVRKEHWGYAQDESLDNEALIKEQYTGIRPAPGYPACPDHTEKATLFRLLDPEASELKAGRSGVFLTEHYAMFPAAAVSGWYFAHPQAQYFAVGKIDKDQVQSYTARKGQDLSVTERWLAPNLGYDN; this is encoded by the coding sequence ATGTCCGATCGCAGCGCTCGCCTTTATCTTCTCCAGCAAGCCCTCAAGGAACGCATCCTGATCCTCGACGGCGGCATGGGCACGATGATCCAGAGCTACAAGCTGGAAGAACAGGACTATCGCGGCAAGCGTTTTGCCGACTGGCCGAGCGACGTCAAGGGCAACAACGATTTGCTGGTGCTCAGCCGTCCCGACGTGATCGGCGCCATCGAAAAAGCCTACCTGGATGCCGGCGCCGACATCCTGGAAACCAACACCTTCAACGCCACCCAGGTGTCCCAGGCCGACTACGGCATGCAGGGCCTGGCCTACGAGCTGAACCTGGAAGGCGCGCGCCTGGCCCGCAAGGTGGCCGACGCCAAGACCCTGGAAACCCCGGACAAACCGCGCTTCGTCGCCGGCGTGCTCGGCCCGACCAGCCGCACCTGCTCGCTGTCGCCGGACGTGAACAACCCCGGCTACCGCAACGTGACCTTCGACGAACTGGTGGAGAACTACACCGAGGCCACCAAGGGCCTGATCGAAGGCGGCGCCGACCTGATCCTGATCGAAACCATTTTCGACACACTGAACGCCAAGGCGGCGATTTTCGCCGTACAAGGGGTCTACGAAGAGTTGGGCGTTGAGTTGCCGATCATGATCTCCGGCACCATCACCGACGCCTCCGGCCGCACCCTCTCCGGGCAGACCACCGAAGCGTTCTGGAACTCCGTGGCCCACGCCAAGCCAATCTCCGTGGGCTTGAACTGCGCCCTGGGCGCCAGCGAATTGCGCCCGTACCTCGAAGAGCTGTCGAACAAGGCCAGCACCCATGTCTCGGCCCACCCGAACGCCGGCCTGCCCAATGAGTTCGGTGAATACGATGAGTTACCCGCCCAGACCGCCAAAGTCATCGAGGAATTCGCCCAAAGCGGTTTCCTGAACATCGTCGGCGGCTGCTGCGGCACCACCCCGGCGCACATCGAAGCCATCGCCAAGGCCGTGGCCGGCTATGCACCGCGACAGATTCCGGAGATCCCCCGGGCCTGCCGCCTGTCGGGCCTGGAACCGTTCACCATCGATCGCAGTTCGCTGTTCGTCAACGTCGGCGAGCGGACCAACATCACCGGTTCCGCCAAGTTCGCCCGGCTGATTCGCGAGGACAACTACACCGAAGCCCTGGAAGTGGCCCTGCAACAGGTCGAGGCCGGCGCCCAGGTGATCGACATCAACATGGACGAGGGCATGCTCGATTCGAAGAAGGCCATGGTGACCTTCCTCAATCTGATTGCCGGCGAACCGGACATTTCCCGCGTGCCGATCATGATCGACTCGTCGAAATGGGAAGTGATCGAGGCCGGCCTCAAGTGCATCCAGGGCAAGGGCATCGTCAACTCCATCAGCATGAAGGAAGGCGTCGAGCAGTTCATCCATCACGCCAAGCTGTGCAAGCGCTACGGCGCCGCCGTGGTGGTGATGGCCTTCGACGAAGCCGGCCAGGCCGATACCGAGGCACGCAAGAAGGAAATCTGCAAGCGCTCCTACGACATCCTGGTCAACGAAGTCGGCTTCCCGCCGGAAGACATCATCTTCGACCCGAACATCTTCGCCGTCGCCACCGGTATCGAAGAGCACAACAACTATGCCGTGGACTTCATCAACGCCTGCGCCTACATCCGCGATGAGCTGCCCTACGCGCTGACCTCCGGTGGCGTGTCCAATGTGTCGTTCTCGTTCCGCGGCAACAATCCGGTGCGCGAGGCGATCCACTCGGTGTTCCTGCTCTATGCGATCCGCGCGGGCCTGACCATGGGCATCGTCAACGCCGGCCAACTGGAGATCTACGACCAGATCCCGGTGGAGTTGCGCGACGCCGTGGAAGACGTGATCCTCAACCGTACCCCCGAAGGCACCGACGCCCTGCTCGCCATCGCCGACAAGTACAAGGGTGACGGCAGCGTCAAGGAAGCGGAAACCGAGGAGTGGCGCGGCTGGGAGGTGAACAAGCGCCTGGAACATGCGCTGGTCAAGGGCATCACCACCCACATCGTTGAAGATACCGAGGAATCGCGACTGTCTTTCGCCCGGCCGATCGAGGTCATCGAAGGCCCGCTGATGGCCGGCATGAACATCGTCGGCGACCTGTTTGGCGCCGGCAAAATGTTCCTGCCCCAGGTGGTCAAGTCCGCCCGGGTGATGAAGCAGGCCGTGGCCCACCTGATCCCGTTCATCGAGGCGGAAAAAGGCGATAAGCCGGAGGCCAAGGGCAAGATCCTCATGGCCACGGTCAAGGGCGACGTCCATGACATCGGCAAGAACATCGTCGGCGTGGTGCTCGGTTGCAACGGCTATGACATCGTCGACCTGGGCGTGATGGTTCCGGCGGAGAAGATCCTGCAGGTAGCCAAGGAGCAGAAGTGCGACATCATCGGCCTGTCCGGCCTGATCACCCCGTCCCTGGATGAGATGGTGCATGTGGCGCGGGAGATGCAGCGCCAGGACTTCCACCTGCCCTTGATGATCGGCGGCGCGACGACGTCCAAGGCCCACACGGCGGTGAAAATCGAGCCCAAGTACAGCAACGACGCAGTGATCTACGTCACCGACGCCTCCCGCGCCGTGGGCGTGGCGACCCAATTGCTGTCCAAGGAACTCAAGCCGGCATTCGTCGAGAAGACCCGCCTGGACTACATGGACGTGCGCGAACGCACGGCCAACCGCAGCGCCCGCACCGAACGCCTGAGCTACCCCGCCGCCGTGGCCAAGAAGCCGCAGTTCGACTGGAGCAGCTACCAGCCGGTCAAGCCGACCTTTACCGGCGCCAAGATGCTGGACAACATTGACCTGAACGTCCTGGCCGAATACATCGACTGGACGCCGTTCTTCATTTCCTGGGACCTGGCCGGCAAATACCCGCGCATCCTCACCGACGAAGTGGTCGGCGAAGCGGCCACCGCGCTGTACGCCGACGCCCGGGCGATGCTGCGCAAGCTGATCGACGAGAAGCTCATCAGCGCCCGTGCGGTGTTCGGCTTCTGGCCGGCCAACCAGGTGCATGACGATGACCTGGAAGTCTACGGCGACGATGGCAAGCCACTGGCGCGCCTGCATCACCTGCGCCAACAGATCATCAAGACCGACGGCAAGCCGAACTTCTCCCTGGCTGACTTCGTTGCCCCCAAAGACAGCGGCGTGACCGACTACGTCGGCGGTTTCATCACCACCGCCGGCATCGGCGCCGAAGAAGTCGCCAAGGCCTACCAGGAAGCCGGCGACGACTACAACTCGATCATGGTCAAGGCCCTGGCCGACCGCCTGGCCGAAGCCTGTGCCGAATGGCTGCACCAACAGGTGCGCAAGGAGCACTGGGGTTATGCCCAGGACGAGAGCCTGGACAACGAGGCGCTGATCAAGGAGCAGTACACCGGCATCCGCCCTGCCCCCGGCTACCCGGCCTGCCCGGATCACACCGAGAAAGCTACCCTGTTCCGCCTGCTCGACCCCGAGGCCAGCGAACTGAAGGCCGGACGCAGCGGCGTATTCCTCACCGAACACTACGCCATGTTCCCGGCGGCAGCGGTCAGCGGCTGGTATTTCGCCCATCCCCAGGCGCAGTACTTTGCCGTGGGCAAGATCGACAAGGACCAGGTCCAGAGCTACACCGCACGCAAGGGTCAGGACCTGAGCGTGACCGAACGCTGGCTGGCACCGAACCTGGGTTACGACAACTAA
- a CDS encoding fatty acid cis/trans isomerase, producing the protein MPYRVLFGSLLLLLSIAAAAGSPAPAISYTRDIQPIFTEKCVACHACYDSACQLNLGSGEGAARGASKLSVYDGERRQAADPTRLFYDASGQRAWQRKGFYSVLDAQGSQAALMARMLELGHRTPLQPNAKLPEDIVLGLNRENSCALPDQFDEYAGAHPREGMPLAVTGLTDQQYQTLQRWLAAGAPIDQQALAPSAAEALQVVQWENLLNAPGARESLVGRWLFEHWFLAHIYFKDGEPGHFFQWVRSRTPTGQPIDLINTRRPNDDPGTRIYYRLWPVQGVIVHKTHITYGLSAAKMARIKSLFYSGKWQVSALPGYGPERRANPFSTFEAIPAQARYQFMLDNAEYFVRTFIRGPVCRGQIATDVIRDNFWALFQAPEHDLYITDPNYRGQATPLLAMPGQNDDVGSVLSLWLDYRDKRNEYEALRRDNYAELPAPSWSTLWAGNDNALLSIFRHFDSASVTKGLIGEVPQTMWLFDFPLLERTYYQLAVNFDVFGNVSHQAQTRLYFDLIRNGAEQNFLRLMPADSREGYLDDWYQAGGKFKMWLDYESIDDDKPTALKLDERDPKRDFARQLLARYGDLNARPDPINRCDGAYCSRPNIDPTLQNAEQALSRLVSRPAAGLKVIDQLPEATLLRIETASGHREVYSLLRNRAHSNVAFLLGEEARYQPGLDTLTVYPGVLSSYPNFIFNIPAGQVPTFVDAMENAQDAPAFERIVERWGIRRSHPQFWYYFHDLNQYIQETEPVESGVLDMNRYQNL; encoded by the coding sequence ATGCCGTACCGCGTCTTATTCGGCAGTCTGTTGCTGCTGTTGTCTATTGCCGCAGCCGCCGGGAGTCCCGCTCCCGCGATCTCCTACACACGCGACATCCAGCCGATCTTCACGGAAAAATGCGTGGCCTGCCATGCCTGCTACGATTCCGCCTGCCAGTTGAACCTGGGCAGCGGCGAAGGCGCGGCACGGGGGGCGAGCAAGCTGTCGGTGTATGACGGCGAGCGCCGTCAGGCTGCCGATCCGACCCGTTTGTTCTATGACGCCTCCGGGCAGCGCGCCTGGCAGCGCAAGGGCTTCTATTCGGTGCTCGACGCCCAAGGCAGCCAGGCGGCCCTGATGGCACGCATGCTGGAGTTGGGCCACCGCACGCCGCTGCAGCCCAACGCCAAGCTGCCGGAAGACATCGTGCTGGGCCTCAATCGGGAAAACAGCTGTGCGCTGCCGGATCAATTCGACGAATACGCAGGCGCCCATCCCAGGGAAGGCATGCCCTTGGCCGTCACCGGCCTGACCGACCAGCAATACCAGACCCTGCAGCGCTGGCTGGCCGCCGGCGCTCCCATCGATCAGCAGGCCCTGGCCCCGAGCGCCGCCGAAGCCTTGCAAGTGGTGCAATGGGAAAACCTGCTCAACGCCCCGGGTGCCCGGGAGAGCCTGGTGGGCCGTTGGCTGTTCGAGCACTGGTTTCTGGCGCATATCTATTTCAAGGACGGCGAACCGGGGCATTTCTTTCAATGGGTGCGTTCGCGCACGCCCACCGGCCAGCCCATCGACCTGATCAACACCCGCCGTCCGAACGACGATCCCGGCACCCGCATCTATTACCGGCTCTGGCCGGTGCAAGGGGTGATCGTGCACAAGACCCACATCACCTATGGCTTGAGCGCGGCGAAGATGGCGCGGATCAAGAGCCTGTTCTACAGCGGCAAATGGCAGGTCAGCGCCTTGCCGGGCTATGGGCCGGAGCGCCGGGCCAATCCGTTTTCCACGTTTGAAGCGATTCCGGCGCAGGCCCGCTACCAGTTCATGCTCGATAACGCCGAGTATTTCGTGCGCACCTTCATTCGCGGACCGGTGTGCCGGGGACAGATCGCCACGGACGTAATCCGTGACAATTTCTGGGCGCTGTTCCAGGCTCCCGAACACGACCTGTACATCACCGACCCGAACTACCGCGGCCAGGCCACGCCGTTGCTGGCGATGCCGGGGCAGAACGATGACGTGGGCAGCGTCCTCAGCCTCTGGCTCGACTACCGGGACAAACGCAACGAGTACGAAGCCTTGCGCCGCGACAATTACGCCGAGCTTCCGGCGCCGAGCTGGTCGACGCTATGGGCTGGCAATGACAATGCGCTGTTGAGCATTTTCCGGCATTTCGACAGTGCTTCGGTCACCAAGGGGTTGATCGGGGAGGTGCCGCAGACGATGTGGCTGTTCGATTTCCCGTTGCTGGAGCGTACCTATTACCAGTTGGCAGTGAATTTCGATGTGTTCGGCAACGTCTCCCACCAGGCCCAGACCCGCTTGTATTTCGACCTGATCCGCAACGGCGCGGAGCAGAATTTCCTGCGCCTGATGCCGGCCGACTCCCGGGAAGGCTATCTCGACGACTGGTATCAGGCCGGCGGCAAGTTCAAGATGTGGCTCGATTATGAGTCCATCGACGACGACAAGCCGACCGCCCTCAAGCTCGACGAACGCGACCCCAAGCGCGATTTCGCCCGGCAACTGCTGGCCCGTTATGGCGACCTGAATGCGCGGCCCGATCCGATCAACCGTTGCGACGGCGCCTACTGCTCGCGGCCGAACATCGATCCGACGTTGCAAAACGCCGAGCAGGCCCTCAGTCGGCTGGTGTCGCGCCCGGCGGCGGGGCTCAAGGTGATCGACCAACTGCCGGAAGCGACCCTGCTGCGCATCGAAACCGCCAGCGGCCATCGTGAGGTCTACAGCCTGCTGCGCAACCGTGCCCACAGCAACGTGGCGTTCCTGCTGGGCGAGGAGGCACGCTACCAGCCGGGTCTGGACACGCTGACGGTCTATCCGGGCGTGCTCAGCAGCTACCCGAATTTCATCTTCAACATCCCCGCCGGGCAAGTGCCGACGTTCGTCGATGCCATGGAAAACGCCCAGGATGCGCCGGCGTTCGAGCGGATTGTCGAGCGCTGGGGCATTCGCCGCAGCCACCCGCAGTTCTGGTACTACTTCCATGACCTGAACCAGTACATCCAGGAGACGGAGCCGGTGGAAAGCGGCGTGCTGGACATGAATCGCTACCAGAACCTCTGA
- a CDS encoding DUF2970 domain-containing protein: MDEPTENKAPTLWQMLHSVGAAAFGVQSGKNRARDFTHGKPSHFIILGILFTVIFGLTLYGIVNLVLYFAGV; the protein is encoded by the coding sequence ATGGACGAACCGACCGAAAATAAGGCGCCCACCCTCTGGCAAATGCTGCACAGCGTGGGAGCTGCGGCCTTTGGCGTGCAAAGCGGGAAAAACCGCGCCCGCGACTTCACCCATGGCAAGCCGAGCCACTTCATCATCCTCGGCATCCTGTTTACGGTGATTTTCGGGTTGACGTTGTATGGGATCGTCAATCTGGTGTTGTACTTTGCGGGCGTATAG
- the nfuA gene encoding Fe-S biogenesis protein NfuA, which yields MTAITITDAAHDYLADLLSKQNTPGIGIRIFITQPGTQYAETCIAYCKPGEEKAEDTALGLKSFTAYIDSFSEAFLDDAVVDYATDRMGGQLTIKAPNAKVPMVNADSPVNERINYYLQTEINPGLASHGGQVSLIDVVEDGIAVLQFGGGCQGCGQADVTLKEGIERTLLERIPELKGVRDVTDHTQKENAYY from the coding sequence ATGACCGCTATTACGATTACCGATGCCGCCCACGATTACCTGGCCGACCTGCTGTCCAAGCAGAACACCCCGGGTATCGGGATCCGCATCTTCATCACCCAGCCCGGCACCCAGTACGCTGAGACGTGCATTGCCTACTGCAAGCCGGGGGAAGAGAAAGCCGAAGACACCGCGCTGGGGCTCAAGAGCTTCACCGCGTACATCGACTCGTTCAGCGAAGCGTTCCTGGACGATGCGGTGGTCGATTACGCCACCGACCGCATGGGCGGCCAGTTGACCATCAAGGCGCCGAACGCCAAGGTGCCGATGGTCAATGCCGACAGCCCGGTCAACGAGCGCATCAATTACTACCTGCAAACCGAAATCAACCCGGGGCTGGCCAGCCACGGCGGCCAGGTTTCGCTGATCGACGTGGTGGAAGACGGCATCGCCGTGCTCCAGTTCGGCGGCGGCTGCCAGGGCTGCGGCCAGGCTGACGTGACCTTGAAGGAAGGCATCGAGCGCACCTTGCTCGAGCGCATTCCAGAGCTCAAGGGCGTGCGCGACGTGACCGACCATACGCAGAAAGAAAACGCCTACTACTGA